Proteins encoded in a region of the Melospiza georgiana isolate bMelGeo1 chromosome 2, bMelGeo1.pri, whole genome shotgun sequence genome:
- the CREBZF gene encoding CREB/ATF bZIP transcription factor isoform X1, translated as MRHSLTQLLAASAGGDSPSGAVWPLAGAGQAPRGRDGGGQGDPGPARPKPQPPRREPPGASEPRRQEKEAEAPGGPLEVWEQEDWFPGLELGDLLEAARPDWDLDAELSDCFCGDPEPLPAPGQGPRPPAPGRRSGGAGSRLKAAAAARLNRLKKKQYVLGLESRLQGLAAENRQLRDRNRGLSRRLRELERESSYLRAVLANQSALGQLLSRLAGTRAGGLQLSTSLFRDTGSPRRPQQHLLPAGESSDHDYALPSSRPRGLEEAAAAVTETEEEWAAPGGICLHVDRDQVSVEFCSICARRAAASFKIFSFRWLPCQAPLCRG; from the exons ATGCGCCACAGCCTCACGCAGCTGCTGGCGGCCTCGGCCGGCGGGGACAGCCCCTCGGGCGCCGTCTGGCCGCTGGCCGGAGCGGGGCAGGCCCCGAGAGGGCGGGATGGCGGCGGGCAAGGGGACCCGGGCCCCGCGCGGCCCAAACCGCAGCCGCCGCGGCGGGAGCCCCCGGGCGCCTCGGAGCCGCGGCGGCAGGAGAAGGAGGCCGAGGCGCCCGGCGGCCCGCTGGAGGTGTGGGAGCAAGAGGACTGGTTCCCGGGACTGGAGCTGGGAGACCTGCTGGAGGCGGCCCGGCCGGACTGGGACCTGGACGCGGAGCTGAGCGACTGCTTCTGTGGGGACCCGGAGCCGCTGCCCGCGCCGGGCCAGGGCCCGCGGCCGCCGGCGCCCGGGCGGAGGAGCGGCGGCGCCGGGAGCCGGCTgaaggcggcggcggcggcgcggttGAACCGGCTGAAAAAGAAGCAGtatgtgctggggctggagagccgtctgcagggcctggctgccGAGAACCGGCAGCTGCGGGACCGCAACCGCGGCCTGAGCCGCCGCCTGCGAGAGCTGGAGCGGGAGAGCAGCTACCTGCGGGCTGTGCTGGCGAACCAGAGcgcgctggggcagctcctgagccGCCTGGCCGGGACCCGCGCCGGcgggctgcagctcagcaccagcctctTCAGGGACACGGgcagcccccgccgcccccagcagcacctcctgcccgcCGGCGAGAGCAGCGACCACGACTacgccctgcccagctcccggccccgcgggctggaggaggcggcggcggcggtgaCTGAGACGGAGGAGGAGTGGGCGGCCCCCGGCGGGATCTGCCTGCACGTGGACCGGGATCAGGTGTCGGTGGAGTTCTGCTCCATCTGTGCTCGGCGGGCAGCGGCCTCCTTCAAAAT TTTCTCTTTTAGGTGGTTGCCCTGCCAGGCTCCGTTGTGTAGGGGTTAA
- the CREBZF gene encoding CREB/ATF bZIP transcription factor isoform X2 → MRHSLTQLLAASAGGDSPSGAVWPLAGAGQAPRGRDGGGQGDPGPARPKPQPPRREPPGASEPRRQEKEAEAPGGPLEVWEQEDWFPGLELGDLLEAARPDWDLDAELSDCFCGDPEPLPAPGQGPRPPAPGRRSGGAGSRLKAAAAARLNRLKKKQYVLGLESRLQGLAAENRQLRDRNRGLSRRLRELERESSYLRAVLANQSALGQLLSRLAGTRAGGLQLSTSLFRDTGSPRRPQQHLLPAGESSDHDYALPSSRPRGLEEAAAAVTETEEEWAAPGGICLHVDRDQVSVEFCSICARRAAASFKM, encoded by the coding sequence ATGCGCCACAGCCTCACGCAGCTGCTGGCGGCCTCGGCCGGCGGGGACAGCCCCTCGGGCGCCGTCTGGCCGCTGGCCGGAGCGGGGCAGGCCCCGAGAGGGCGGGATGGCGGCGGGCAAGGGGACCCGGGCCCCGCGCGGCCCAAACCGCAGCCGCCGCGGCGGGAGCCCCCGGGCGCCTCGGAGCCGCGGCGGCAGGAGAAGGAGGCCGAGGCGCCCGGCGGCCCGCTGGAGGTGTGGGAGCAAGAGGACTGGTTCCCGGGACTGGAGCTGGGAGACCTGCTGGAGGCGGCCCGGCCGGACTGGGACCTGGACGCGGAGCTGAGCGACTGCTTCTGTGGGGACCCGGAGCCGCTGCCCGCGCCGGGCCAGGGCCCGCGGCCGCCGGCGCCCGGGCGGAGGAGCGGCGGCGCCGGGAGCCGGCTgaaggcggcggcggcggcgcggttGAACCGGCTGAAAAAGAAGCAGtatgtgctggggctggagagccgtctgcagggcctggctgccGAGAACCGGCAGCTGCGGGACCGCAACCGCGGCCTGAGCCGCCGCCTGCGAGAGCTGGAGCGGGAGAGCAGCTACCTGCGGGCTGTGCTGGCGAACCAGAGcgcgctggggcagctcctgagccGCCTGGCCGGGACCCGCGCCGGcgggctgcagctcagcaccagcctctTCAGGGACACGGgcagcccccgccgcccccagcagcacctcctgcccgcCGGCGAGAGCAGCGACCACGACTacgccctgcccagctcccggccccgcgggctggaggaggcggcggcggcggtgaCTGAGACGGAGGAGGAGTGGGCGGCCCCCGGCGGGATCTGCCTGCACGTGGACCGGGATCAGGTGTCGGTGGAGTTCTGCTCCATCTGTGCTCGGCGGGCAGCGGCCTCCTTCAAAATGTAG
- the CCDC89 gene encoding LOW QUALITY PROTEIN: coiled-coil domain-containing protein 89 (The sequence of the model RefSeq protein was modified relative to this genomic sequence to represent the inferred CDS: inserted 1 base in 1 codon; substituted 1 base at 1 genomic stop codon) — MAXETGAGMADSTGDPETGKDVEDLTKSLEELCESSKEQSEEVLLLSHLEQHHHLVSVLKGKMDDTHKRCRDLEQLNMELEKLRGEDAVKIKTQTHRIQYLEGRFTDLVKNHGKMIQFKNEHXKRHLQLWEESKCLRQDREALFIQAVREKEAEVLQLAAQARRLSQQFCSLQEKYASESHRAQEREKELLEAQCQLADAYAQEVDSLKRQLQLLQERHQQAAAESQQRAQGSELQAKLERAHEEKEQLLNLAMERSKALQDKEREIQKLEEKLETMEEAMQRAGSCLKKEAASDKDLKVQELQGQLERSKQAYNELLLQFSAYRKHSMDLLTKERALNIKRHHFVA, encoded by the exons ATGGCTTAGGAGACAGGAGCAGGTATGGCTGACTCCACAGGTGATCCAGAGACAGGCAAAGATGTGGAAGATCTGACAAAAAGCTTGGAGGAACTCTGTGAGAGCTCTAAGGAGCAGAGTGAGGAGGTGCTACTGCTTTCACACCTAGAACAGCATCATCATCTTGTCTCTGTACTGAAAGGGAAAATGGATGACACACACAAACGCTGCAGAGACCTGGAGCAGCTCAACATGGAGCTGGAGAAACTGAGAGGAGAGGATGCTGTGAAAATTAAAACCCAGACCCACCGTATTCAGTATTTGGAGGGGCGCTTCACAGATCTGGTCAAAAACCATGGAAAGATGATCCAGTTCAAAAATGAGC AAAAACGGcacctgcagctgtgggaggagaGCAAGTGCCTGCGGCAGGACAGGGAAGCACTCTTCATCCAGGCTGTGAGGGAGAAGGAAGCTGAAGTGCTCCAGCTggcagcccaggccaggaggcTCTCACAGCAGTTCTGCTCCTTGCAGGAGAAATATGCTTCTGAGAGTCACAGagcccaggagagagagaaggagctgctggaagctcaGTGCCAACTAGCAGATGCCTATGCCCAGGAGGTGGATTCACTCaagaggcagctgcagctcctacAGGAGAGGCACCAacaagctgctgcagagagccagcAGAGGGCTCAGGGCAGTGAGCTGCAGGCCAAGCTGGAAAGGGCACATGAAGAGAAAGAGCAGCTACTGAACCTGGCCATGGAGAGGAGCAAAGCTCTGCAAGATAAGGAGCGGGAGATTCAGAAGCTGGAGGAGAAGCTAGAGACTATGGAGGAAGCCATGCAGAGAGCAGGAAGCTGCCTCAAGAAAGAAGCAGCATCAGACAAAGATCTGAAGGTTCAAGAGCTCCAAGGACAGCTAGAACGCAGCAAGCAGGCGTACAATGAACTCCTGCTGCAGTTCAGTGCTTACAGAAAGCACAGTATGGATTTGCTGACTAAAGAGAGAGCTCTGAACATCAAACGCCATCACTTTGTTGCATAA